One window of Verrucomicrobiota bacterium genomic DNA carries:
- a CDS encoding PAS domain S-box protein gives MWPFLIFLGLAGLALLDFWWHGRRLRRQREDARREFARESARKQQELLSQMHAQQQALFNSMIEGVLLLDGTGRIELANRSFSKLTGAGEELRGSTLLETLRWPALKDIADRAAAGEAVTGAEIESPGPAPSTLQVNAAAWLDGDGRAQGTLIVVHDITRLKQLESTRREFVANVSHELRTPLSLIKGFVETLQDGAAKDPSTSSRFLQKIEKHTNRLSFLIDDLLTISNLESGKAVLNLNRVELFPIAQRVLDDLRARASARGMTFRNELPPGLAANADADRIEQVVVNLVDNAIKYGRDGGEVVVGGCAIPGGPVEVSVRDDGPGVPPEARERIFERFYRVDKARAREQGGTGLGLAIVKHIVQAHGGEVRVVSEPDRGATFFLTLPPG, from the coding sequence ATGTGGCCGTTTCTCATCTTCCTCGGCCTTGCCGGCCTGGCGCTGCTGGATTTCTGGTGGCACGGACGGAGGCTCCGGCGCCAGCGGGAGGACGCCCGGCGGGAGTTCGCCCGAGAATCGGCGCGCAAACAACAGGAACTGCTCTCCCAGATGCATGCGCAGCAGCAGGCGCTTTTCAACAGCATGATCGAGGGCGTGCTGCTCCTCGACGGCACCGGCCGCATCGAACTGGCCAACCGCTCCTTCTCAAAACTGACCGGCGCCGGCGAGGAACTGCGGGGCAGCACGTTGCTGGAGACGCTTCGCTGGCCCGCCCTCAAGGACATCGCCGACCGCGCCGCCGCGGGCGAAGCTGTCACCGGGGCCGAAATCGAATCCCCAGGACCCGCGCCCAGCACCTTGCAGGTCAACGCGGCGGCGTGGCTTGACGGCGACGGTCGGGCTCAAGGAACGCTCATCGTCGTCCACGACATCACCCGCTTGAAGCAGTTGGAGAGCACGCGGCGCGAATTCGTCGCCAATGTCAGCCACGAACTGCGCACGCCGCTCTCGCTCATCAAGGGTTTTGTGGAAACGCTGCAGGACGGCGCGGCGAAGGATCCCTCGACGTCTTCGCGCTTCCTCCAGAAGATTGAGAAGCACACCAACCGGCTCTCGTTTCTCATCGACGACTTGCTCACCATCTCGAACCTCGAATCGGGCAAGGCGGTGCTCAATCTCAATCGCGTCGAACTGTTCCCGATTGCGCAACGGGTGCTTGACGACCTTCGAGCGCGCGCATCGGCGCGGGGCATGACGTTCCGCAACGAGCTCCCGCCGGGACTTGCGGCGAATGCCGACGCGGACCGGATTGAGCAGGTGGTGGTCAATCTCGTGGACAACGCGATCAAATACGGACGCGATGGTGGAGAGGTCGTCGTCGGTGGCTGCGCGATTCCCGGCGGCCCCGTAGAGGTGTCGGTGCGCGACGACGGCCCCGGCGTGCCGCCCGAGGCGCGCGAGCGCATTTTTGAGCGTTTCTACCGCGTGGACAAGGCCCGCGCGCGCGAGCAAGGCGGCACGGGGCTTGGCCTTGCCATCGTGAAACACATCGTGCAGGCGCACGGCGGCGAGGTTCGCGTGGTAAGCGAGCCGGACCGGGGCGCAACCTTCTTCCTGACATTGCCGCCGGGCTGA
- a CDS encoding inorganic phosphate transporter, with product MLLTVLFLAVCFLAYANGANDNFKGVASLYGSGTASYRTALAWATVTTAAGSLAAFFLATGLLKKFSGKGLVPDGLTAQPEFLLAVAVGAGGTVILATLLGFPISTTHGLTGALCGAGLLAVGGQMNIAALGLGFVLPLLVSPMLAVGAGAAVYLAFRYARLQLAVDKELCVCVGTERQVLPVARPGGVFCAEILPVLTISTGQTAECTQRYSGRLLGVSAGRAVDVVHFLSAGTVSFARGLNDTPKIAALLLVVSALDIRWGVLAVAVAMALGGWLNARKVAETMSNKITGMNPGQGLAANLATALLVNTATWHGLPVSTTHVSVGALLGIGITTRQARWKPVLGVLASWVVTLPCAALLAALTFWVLRLR from the coding sequence ATGTTGCTGACCGTCCTCTTTCTCGCTGTCTGCTTCCTCGCCTACGCCAACGGGGCGAATGACAACTTCAAGGGCGTGGCAAGCCTCTACGGATCAGGCACCGCGTCGTATCGCACCGCGCTGGCATGGGCGACCGTGACGACGGCGGCGGGAAGCTTGGCGGCGTTCTTTCTCGCGACGGGATTGTTGAAGAAATTCTCCGGAAAGGGCCTAGTGCCTGACGGGCTCACGGCGCAGCCCGAGTTCCTGCTTGCCGTCGCCGTCGGTGCAGGCGGCACGGTCATCCTCGCGACATTGCTGGGATTTCCCATCTCAACGACACACGGGTTGACAGGCGCCTTGTGTGGCGCGGGTTTGCTGGCCGTGGGGGGCCAGATGAACATCGCGGCGCTGGGCCTGGGATTTGTCCTGCCGCTGTTGGTGAGTCCGATGCTGGCGGTCGGAGCCGGTGCGGCGGTGTATCTGGCGTTCCGGTATGCCCGCCTGCAACTGGCGGTGGACAAAGAGTTGTGCGTGTGCGTCGGCACGGAGCGCCAGGTGCTTCCGGTGGCGCGGCCGGGTGGAGTCTTCTGCGCCGAAATCCTGCCGGTGCTGACGATCTCCACGGGGCAGACTGCCGAATGCACTCAGCGATACTCAGGACGGCTGCTGGGGGTGAGCGCGGGGCGGGCGGTGGACGTGGTGCATTTCCTGTCGGCAGGCACGGTGAGTTTCGCCCGAGGGCTGAACGACACGCCGAAGATTGCTGCTTTGCTGCTCGTGGTGAGCGCGCTGGACATCCGTTGGGGAGTTCTGGCCGTGGCCGTTGCGATGGCATTGGGAGGCTGGCTCAACGCGCGGAAGGTCGCAGAGACGATGTCGAACAAGATCACAGGCATGAATCCTGGCCAGGGCCTTGCGGCCAACCTCGCCACGGCGCTGCTCGTGAACACCGCGACCTGGCACGGGCTGCCGGTGAGCACCACTCATGTGAGCGTCGGCGCGCTGCTCGGCATCGGCATCACGACGCGACAAGCCCGATGGAAGCCGGTGCTCGGCGTGCTGGCGTCGTGGGTCGTGACCCTTCCATGCGCGGCACTGCTGGCGGCGCTCACGTTTTGGGTTCTCCGGCTGCGATAG
- a CDS encoding winged helix-turn-helix transcriptional regulator: MPPTKVKSDRCVGMLKALADESRWDMVRALLGREMSVSQLGEQLDMPQPNVSKHLRVLREAGIVVTARAGKEVRGSIAPAFRAELSRNKNRLDLGCCSFDFNSPRR, translated from the coding sequence ATGCCGCCGACGAAGGTGAAATCGGACCGGTGCGTGGGAATGCTCAAGGCGCTCGCCGACGAGAGCCGATGGGACATGGTCCGCGCGTTGCTCGGACGCGAGATGAGCGTCTCCCAACTGGGCGAGCAACTCGACATGCCGCAGCCCAATGTTTCCAAGCACCTGCGCGTGCTCCGCGAGGCGGGCATCGTGGTGACGGCGCGCGCCGGCAAAGAGGTCCGGGGCAGCATCGCACCGGCCTTCCGCGCGGAACTCAGCCGCAACAAGAACCGCCTCGACCTCGGCTGTTGCTCGTTCGACTTCAATTCGCCGCGCCGCTGA
- a CDS encoding response regulator transcription factor, with the protein MARVLVVDDEPDAVELIEFNLKAAGFDVTTACDGAAALRQARACTPDMVVLDVMLPQVDGLEVCKQLRRDAATADVPILMLTAKTAEIDRLLGLELGADDYVTKPFSPRELVLRVKGLLRRGRVASAPAELIRSGPLAVDLPRHHVTVKGRAVELTATEFKLLTVLAQRRGRVQSRDVLLRDVWEYDAAIDTRTVDTHMKRLREKLGAAGELLETVRGVGYRFAEQ; encoded by the coding sequence ATGGCGAGAGTTCTCGTGGTGGATGACGAGCCGGATGCCGTCGAGTTGATCGAGTTCAACTTGAAGGCGGCCGGCTTCGACGTCACGACGGCCTGTGACGGCGCGGCGGCGCTGCGCCAGGCGCGCGCATGCACACCTGACATGGTCGTGCTCGACGTGATGTTGCCGCAGGTGGACGGGCTCGAAGTCTGCAAACAACTCCGCCGGGATGCCGCGACCGCCGACGTGCCCATCCTCATGCTCACCGCGAAGACCGCGGAGATTGACCGCCTGCTCGGGCTCGAACTCGGCGCGGACGACTACGTGACCAAGCCGTTCAGTCCCCGCGAACTCGTGCTCCGGGTCAAAGGCCTGCTGCGTCGTGGCCGGGTCGCATCCGCGCCGGCCGAGTTGATTCGCTCCGGCCCGCTCGCCGTGGACCTGCCCCGCCATCACGTGACCGTGAAGGGCAGGGCGGTCGAGTTGACGGCAACCGAATTCAAGCTGCTGACGGTCCTCGCCCAGCGTCGCGGAAGAGTGCAATCGCGCGACGTGCTGCTCCGCGACGTGTGGGAATACGACGCGGCCATTGACACGCGCACCGTGGATACGCACATGAAGCGCCTCCGCGAAAAACTAGGCGCTGCCGGCGAACTCCTTGAGACGGTCCGCGGCGTGGGCTACCGGTTTGCGGAGCAGTAG
- a CDS encoding outer membrane lipoprotein-sorting protein, with protein sequence MSARLNALLGVCVACAFAVAASAQVKLDQNRGEQEGKQLAARLRAMRPLEGFTNTGSLHLRDSKGKRRQFPVVIETTVNGDRWQATYKAAPAAEPSTLVVARSISEPAKYTMHPPAPAGPLSPFAGTDFWLADLGLDFIHWPAQRVIKHEMRRSEWCWVLESTNPKPAPGAYSRVVSWVDTDSGGIVHADAFDHAGKLLKVFEPKSFEKVNGRWEVKELEIRNEQADTRTTLRFALERK encoded by the coding sequence ATGAGCGCGCGCCTAAATGCTCTGCTGGGGGTGTGCGTGGCATGCGCCTTTGCGGTGGCTGCATCGGCCCAGGTGAAGCTGGATCAGAATCGGGGCGAGCAGGAAGGCAAACAGCTTGCCGCCCGGCTGCGAGCGATGCGACCCCTCGAGGGCTTCACAAACACAGGCTCTCTGCATCTTCGCGACTCGAAGGGGAAGCGCCGCCAATTCCCCGTGGTCATCGAGACCACGGTCAACGGGGATCGCTGGCAGGCGACCTACAAAGCCGCGCCGGCTGCCGAGCCCTCCACGCTGGTCGTCGCCCGGTCGATCAGCGAGCCCGCGAAGTATACCATGCATCCGCCCGCGCCAGCGGGGCCGTTGTCACCGTTTGCCGGCACAGACTTCTGGCTCGCAGACCTCGGGCTCGATTTCATCCACTGGCCCGCGCAACGGGTCATAAAACACGAAATGCGCCGCAGCGAGTGGTGCTGGGTCCTCGAAAGCACGAACCCGAAGCCCGCGCCCGGCGCGTATTCGCGCGTCGTCTCGTGGGTGGACACCGACTCCGGCGGCATCGTGCACGCCGACGCATTTGATCACGCGGGCAAGCTGCTGAAGGTTTTCGAGCCAAAGTCGTTTGAGAAGGTCAACGGACGCTGGGAAGTGAAGGAGCTGGAAATCCGCAACGAGCAGGCCGACACGCGCACGACGCTGAGGTTCGCCTTGGAGAGGAAGTGA